One window from the genome of Solea solea chromosome 13, fSolSol10.1, whole genome shotgun sequence encodes:
- the LOC131471624 gene encoding protein S100-G-like, translating into MGGTELFKRSASVSPLKFPHFHPLELHQQSYNSATMSKLEQALKDLKEAFDKYASTDEDKSTLSKKELSVLLREELPEGVSKFFKVDQLYEELDTDMDGIMDFRETVIFLIDFGIGL; encoded by the exons ATGGGAGGAACTGAACTGTTTAAAAGGTCTGCATCAGTGTCTCCCCTCAAATTCCCTCACTTCCACCCTCTTGAGCTCCACCAGCAGTCGTACAACTCTG CCACTATGTCAAAGCTTGAGCAGGCACTGAAAGACCTCAAAGAAGCCTTTGATAAATACGCTTCGACAGATGAAGACAAGAGCACATTGAGCAAGAAAGAACTCTCAGTTCTGCTCCGTGAAGAGCTTCCTGAGGGAGTT tccaaATTTTTCAAAGTAGACCAACTCTACGAAGAGCTGGATACTGACATGGATGGCATTATGGACTTCAGGGAAACAGTCATCTTTCTTATTGACTTTGGTATAGGCTTGTGA
- the s100w gene encoding S100 calcium binding protein W, protein MNRLEQAIINIVDVFLEYAADDGKKRQLNKDELKKLLEREIQNPELKDKISGDDIDAAMKTVDINSDGEINFTEFSRCMSMLLKSYYNKKIGKKN, encoded by the exons ATGAATCGTCTGGAACAGGCCATTATAAACATTGTGGACGTTTTCCTGGAGTATGCCGCGGATGACGGCAAGAAACGTCAGTTAAACAAGGACGAACTAAAGAAACTGCTGGAACGTGAAATACAAAACCCTGAATTAAAA GATAAAATCAGTGGAGACGACATTGACGCAGCCATGAAGACGGTGGACATAAACAGCGACGGGGAGATCAACTTTACAGAGTTCTCTCGGTGTATGTCTATGCTGCTCAAATCCTACTACAACAAGAAAATAGGCAAGAAAAACTAG